GACAACAAAGACTGACATGTTTCCAAAGAACTagttctaaacaggcccacatccTCCTTGTCCATTAACCATCTTCGGCTACCTCTGCTCAgtgggctagaggggaggttgaagcatttaagaaccctaatTATTTCATGTGAATGCACtgttgatgtcttcagacacaccagaagaggacattagatcccattacagaaggtttTGAGCCAcagagggaggggaataaaatctggagtgtaaaaataaaaaaattaaaaaaaagaactccaattagagaaaaatttgaaaaagCTAAACCTACAGTGAAAAGCATCAAAGCAATGCAATATGAGACCAAGAAACATCTCTGAGATACCCATGGGCTCACTTTGTGTtgtccatctactgctgggcttGGGGCCTGCCCTTAGGTGTGGCTTATATACCCAGTAAGACTTAAAGAAGctaattctttcctttttgaaCAATCGTCAGTTAGAGATAGCATCTTGGTTGGGGATAGGAGATTGTGTTTATTTCCTACTTCAGTGAATTGACAGTGATTTAGGTCCTATTTATGATATTTCAGTCTCTGAATTCACATGTATGTCAGTGTAGTTGTTTCTAGAAGGCCTTGTTTCTCGGTGTCTTCCATTCtcattgactcttttttttttttttttttagtatgaaaatttgcttttagtttttttttctccatctttattaaattgggtatttcttatttacatttcaattgttattccctttcctggtttccaggccaacatccccctaacccctccccgtccccttctatgtgggtgttcccctcccaaccctccccccattaccgccctccccccaacaatcacgttcactgggggttcagtcttagcaggacccagggcttccccttccactggtgctcttactaggctattcattgctacctatgaggttggagcccagggtcagtccatgtatagtctttgggtagtgatttagtccttggaagctctggttggttggcattgttgttcttatggggttgcaagcttctaATGTCATTAGGAATAATTGTATTGCTTTAGTAGAACAATAGTATTTGCTTTTATCTCATGTCCTCAGGTCTGGTCTTAAGTTCTTGGCTACTCTAGCAGTGCCAGGCATGTCCATCTCATGAAGTGGCCCTCAACTTCAGTCAAAGTGTGGTTGGCTCCTTCCAGGATGTTTGTGCCATTATTGTACCACTGTGGTATGAAGGTACGTCATCATTGACAGACTGATATGTAGCTGGGCTAGTGTTACCTTTCTTATATAGTAGTATGTAGAGTACCATGAACCATAGTTAGTAAAGATGAGGCTCCAATTAGGCTCTAGCTCAACATTTCCATGTTTAATGaaagtgttgtcttcagcaatagggccttgcTATCAGTTTTTGGAGAAAACCAGTAGCTttggtttgtttgggggtttccaTGGGCACTTTTGGACAAccactcaattagatgtaacccattcccGGCACTTGAGGATTCACTTGTCAAGATATGTCTAGTTAGGGCTTTCTCTTACCCCTTATTTGGTGACTTTATTTAGATACctttcatgcatgtatatattttaaaatgcttctaTTATAGTAGGTTTCTATAAGACCCCTCAAATGTGAGGCTCTCCCAGGGCCTGgccaatacagatgtgaatgctaacagccaatcatcagactgagcacagggaccccagtgggggagttaggggaaagaccgaaggagctgaaggggtttgcaactccataggaagaacaacaatatcaactaactagatcccccagagctcccagagactaaactactaaccaaagagtggacccatggctctagctgtatatgtagcagaggattgcccaatctgacatcaatgggaggggaggcccttggtcctgtggaggctcataggggaatgctaaggtggtgaggtgggaatgggtgggtgggtaggggagcaccccaatagaagcaggggaaaggggaaTGGTACAGGGGGTTTACAgaggggagacagggaagggagataacatttaaaatgttaacaaATAAGAAAACCAATAAAAAGACCTCTTAAATATCCCTTTGAGTTGTCTGTCTATCATTGAATTACTACCtttctcctcatctttctctgtcttctcaatCAATCCTCCTGTTCTAGTCTGTCTCCTGTGTCCCTCTAACTATACATCCTATTTTCCTTTCCCTGAGAGATCCTCACCTCCTACCTTGTCCTTTACTCTATACCTCACTTCTATGGTTACACTGATAGTAGCATTGCCTATTGAAGGCTTAAAAGCTTAGCATTCATCTATAagagaatatatgtatattgatCTTTTTtggtcttggttacctcactaaggatggtttttttcccctagcatttcctttccatttacctgtgaatttaatttaaaaaggatattaataaagtaacattccattgtataaatgtattacattttcctgatctatttatctgttgaggccaaattatttttataatcaaGTCTAGTTATTTTCATCTCCAAAAAGGATGATTTTGAAGGAACAGTAATATATGGTTTTAAGGCTAATAGCAGTGCAGTAGTAAATAAAATTGcctctcaataaaacaaaacagtcatATTTACTGATGGAAAAAATGGCAGGAAAATATGTTAACCATAACAACAAATTGAGTTTTTAACTAAGGTCAGAATATTCAATGATGAAGTGACTGTATTTTCAAGACTGTATCCATAAGACTGgatagcaataaagaaaatatttgggagctggggagatggctcaacagtttgCTACTATTCCAGAGGAAAGGagtttggtggctcacaactgcttgtaaccaCAGTCCCAAGGTATCCAACATCTTCTTCTGGTAACCATAGGCACCTGCATAAATGTGCCAATACCCCCACCTCAAATACATAACAGTAATATAAACCTTAGAAAGGAAAGCAGTGAAACTGAACACTTATTCTGGCCTACACACCCATATTAATATACTCCAATTGGGAGAAAATATTCTAAATTGTGTGTATATTGCATGAATATTCTGTGTAATATCCATGTTTATATCTGAAAACAGCATatttaaaacacataaataatttcACAGCCACCAGATGGCTGGTGGTAGACTTTTTCCAGTGTGCTCAGTCCTGGGATCAATTCCTAATACTGCTAAGAGAAGAATACTTGTTCCGAGGGATCATAAGTGAATAGTAGAAGCTGGTGATGTCTCCCTCCCCCAAGATGCTATGGTTAGGGCAGTCTTGTCTTTTCCCATCTggagaaagatttatttgcatgtcaGAGAAGAAACAAGGCTTATGTCAATAGACAGGCAAACAAGTTTCCagtaatattatgtaaaactagAGTGTCCTAATTTTGGAATTGATTTCCTGGAATGCACTCTGCTTCATTGTCCGGTAGAAGCTGATTTATCTGGTTAGTGGTAGGGTTGTGACTGACTTTTCCACATTCCTGCCTCTGCTTATGAGTCTAGACCTTCTGAAAATATTGGGAAATGTAACAAGCCACACCCTATACTCCTCTTGCCTCTCCCTGTGATTTTACTTACTACTAAGACCCCAGAAAGGAGTTAGAATAAGTATTTTCAGTTACTTCATTGAGTTGCTGGGTGGCCTGACGATTGATAACTATTCTTCAAActctactgtttctttttccaaatgGCAAGAACACCATTACATATTTTACTTCCATATTTAATCCTGGTCTCCTATCTATGTTATACTTTTTGGGAGAAGATAGTTAAGTGACAGAAAGCATCAGtttttggaaaatatttctgCTATGTAGCATCAAATATGTATTTAGGTTTGTTTTCCTACAATGTAGACCCTTCATGGTGTAAGTGGGTAGATTGGTGGAGACTTGAGCTGTGTTCATCAGGAATGAAGTTGATatgcatttccttgatgtttaTGTCAGTTTCCTAATTTCTTACAGGAACTGTTAGGAAATAGGAACATGTTCCTCTAGTATTCCAATATCTGGGAGGACCTATTCTTATatctctttttccccttttcccaATATATATTTACCAAGGACATGATTTCACATTTCACTTTACAATATCAAGCAGAAGAGTTGTAGGAAAATATGAACAGTAACAAAACACTCAAGAGAAGAGCACATGACCCCTTTGAACATCAGAGTCTACATAATAGGAATATTCAGGCAAAATTGATTAAACAGTTCTCATAGATTTACTTTAACTTTATTGTTTGATGGCAGATGCTTAGAAACAGAAAACTCATTGAAATGCAcgaaggtggggctggagagatagcttagcagttaagcgGGCATTTGCAGAACACTCAAGTTCAGttttccagcacctacattggGTGGCTCACAGCTTCCTTTAACTTgggctccagaggatctgatgcttttCCCTGGTATCTTTTGGCATCAGCATACTTGTGGGGTATACAATTtcccacacacatacctacaattaaaatcaaataaatcttttcacAAAGCACAAAAGCAGCACTGAACACATTTTTCAGAGAGCATGGATGAACATTATTTATTTGAGTTGTTTTTTTATATCTGTTAAGTACAATTGACATAATGAAATAATGCCTTGAGCCATGTGCCACTCGACATGTGCCATGATATCTGAAGTTGAGAAATAGCTTGCTTGATAAATTTTGTTGAGTTATAAATAGATGTTcaaattataaccatttcttactcatctttttaaaggcttctattACATCTTGGTTTCTCAGACTATAGATCAAGGGGTTCAACATGGGAATAATTATGCCATAAAATACAGAAGCTGCCTTTTCTTGCTCTTGAGATTCATTGGTATGCGGGTGTAGATACATATAGGAGAGAGTCCCATAAAAAATGGTGACTGCAGTCAGGTGGGAGGCACATGTGGAGAAGGCCTTTTTCCTTCCTGCAGCAGAAGACATCCTTAGGATAGCAGCCAAGATATATATGTAGGAAAAGATGACAACCAGCACAGTGCTCATGAGGTTGAACCCCACAAAGACTGTCAGTAGCAGGATACTGAAGTCAATACTGGAGCACGATAGGGCAAGAATGGGAGGTtcatcacagaagaagtgatTGATGGCATTGGAATTGCAGAAGTTCAGTGAGAATGTAAAACTTGTGTTTACAGAAGCATTTAGGAAGCCCATGGTATATGAACCAACCAGCAGCAGAATGCACAGTCTCTGAGACATGATTATGGGATAGCGCAGTGGGTTAcaaatggccacatagcggtccaCAGCCATAGCAGCCAGGATGAAGCAGTCGATGGTTGCAAAAGTACCATAGGCTAGCAGCTGTAACATACATCCTATGTAGGAGATGGATGCTTTTGTCTCTATGAAGTTTTTTAACATCTTGGGGGTAATAGCTGAGGTATAACAGAGATCGACAAAGGCTAGATGTTGTaggaaaaagtacatgggagTGTGGAGGGAAGAATCAAATTTGATGAGCAGGATCATGCCAATGTTACCCATGAGTGTGGCAACATAGATCATTAGAAATATTATGAACAGAATGTGCCAAGATTTGTGCTGCCCAGCAAATCCCAGAAGAATAAATTCAGTCACTCTGGTGCCATTACTTTGTTCCATGGTTggtaaaaacaatataaaaaaatcagCTGAAGAGTTGCAAAGAAAGAAGAGTAGAGAAGGCTGAGGACATTATCCCTGAACATATCTTACAATGTTTAGTttcaaaataagattaaaaagctTTCTGTGATACAACTCATGCTGGTTTTAAAGGATAATACAAAGAGCCAGATGCAGTGGCTCAGATATGCAATGCCAGAACTATGCAGGTAGAAGTAGGAAGATTGAGGACCAACTGGGACCCTGAGACCAAACAACAAAGCAAGACCAACAAAATGAAATGACTAATATGTGGTGTGTCAGCTTATACAGTTCCATGTAGAGTCTGGAGAATGGTCACCTAGAACACAGTGTCTGTGTTCTCATGGGCAGACAAGCATGCCATAAAGACATTAGCAAAGATAGAAAGAATAgcttatttagttatttatctaATAGAGGGTAAGTTATATATGTGgttgttgtgcatgtgtgttcactcCTGTGGACACGTGTGGAGGCAAATATTGACCTCTGGGGTCTTCTTCCATTGCTATTCTCATTATTATTTATGCTACTTTCTCAATGAACTCAGAGCTTGCCAGTTTACATAGACTGGGAGTAACAATAAGCCCCTAGGACCAGCTCCCTAGTGTTAGGATTATAGAGGAATGTTGCTATTCTTGGCttgacattttttaattaaaaagttttaattgtgtgtatgtgcatgcatgcatgtgtgtgtgtgtgtgtgtgtgtgtgtgtgtgtgtctgtatgtccaAGCTTCTCTGTGTGGATGTGGAGGCCCGGGGTCACTAACAGGTGTTTTCTTGTATTGCTATCCAGCTTATCTTGTGactcagggtctctcactggatgTAAAACTTGTTAGTTTGGCTAGATTGCCTGTCTAGGAAGTCCCTGGGATCTTCTTGCCTCCACTCTAGTATCAAGGCAcatcactgtgcctggctttcatGTTggtactggggatctgaacttgagtcctcatgcctgtgcagcaagcactttaaccaGGTATTcacatctccagccccaaaacaTGCTTGTATTTAACTACATTTTCTCTTATGCTCTTTATATTTTAACCTAAACACTAATTTACTTATACCTTAACTTTAGATCTGAGAACTCTGACTTCTTAGGGTTCTATGTGGTCTTGATTATCTATATTCTCTCATCCCCTACTTTCCTTCTGTTATTGTGTCTGGCAGTCATGACTCATGGCATGTCAAGTTCTTTATGAAAGTCTTTATACATGTCATGTGctcatattttctctcattctcaATGTGCTGTATACAATATTTTCATAGAGTAATAAAAGGTGGGTTTTAGTGTTGTTAGAAGTCTACCATAGTTGTAAATGGTCCATTCCAATTCCTTATTCACACCATAGAGGTTTGGAAGCACAGTGGGATGCTGATCCATGGACCAATCTTTGAGTAGCTCTGCCTAATGATGTCTCTCTTTCACAATTACCTATATACTTTCCTATATATAGAGCCGATCACAAGCCATTCTTTTTCTGAGACATGTTCCCAAAGACAAAGTTAATTGACTTTGAGTGCAATGTGCTTGCACTGAGCTTGGCTGAGCATCTTCTGATGACTTTTGTTACTGGTGCACAGGTTACCAAGGGGTCTAGGGAGTCTCATGTTCTCACCCTCAGTTGGACATAGGTTTTTGCTGCTTCTATTCTGGGGCCGAAAAATAGGTAAATTAATGTTTCATCTttcccattttaaaaatgaattaattgcCCACTCTCCAATATCTCCAGAACCATATTATTCTACTTTTCTACAAATTGGCTGATGACATTTAAGATAATATCTAATTAGAATGTTATCTATAAAAAAATCCTTGATTTGAGTTTCGCATGGATTAAAGATTTTCAGAGATTATATCTTTCAGATCATGtgtttaatgtgatttttttgtttccttatttttttttagtatctacatgtgtatgcatgccttCACGCCTGTGTACACATATGGAAGCTAGAAGCAGATTTTGGGAATTGTTTATCGGTTGCCATTTACCAATTTCAGAGACAGTTTCTCTCCTCTCGTTGGCCTGAAGCTCTATGAGTGGTCTAAGTCAACTGACCAGAGAGCTCATGGATCTGTGTGTTTCTTTCCCTATCCCTGAATTACAGGTTTGTACCACTATACCTAcctatgtgttttttctttttcctgagggTTGAACTCACATTTCATACTCACATAGCAAGCCCTTTACCTTCTGTGGTGGGCCTTAGCAGCCTcagtatttatttgttattttaaagaaagtGGACATTGAAGAGAGGGAATGATAGGAGTTGGTATGTGTGacctttttattttcaattaattaaatatttttaaatgatttttttgtgtataagtattttgtctgcatgtatgaatTGCAAGCATATGTGGTGTTCACAgaggtgttggattccctggaacatGAGtgatggacagttgtgagccttcATGTAGGTACTGGCAATCAAACCTGGGTCACTTGCAAGAGCATtaagtgtttttttattttaattgagtcATCTTGGTGTCATCACTTGAATATGCTCAAAATACTGCAGGATTCGACttcatatttaaaaatctattcaCAAAACATTAATATTACTTATTTCAGTAAAGATATGGAAGAactaatattaacatttttatgaATATAAGTATCTTTTGTGTTTCTATTGATAATTTAGGTTTTGGAGTAATTGTCTTATTTATATTATCtgtaaatttttttcttgagattcATTTTCAGAAATAATTTCTATATCTTGGATACTAATCCTTTGACATTTATGTATATCACAAATAAATTTCCAGTTAGAATCCAGTCCTTTggtaatatacatacacacatacatacatacatacatatatacatacatacatgtcccTAAAAATCTCAAAGGAAAACCTTTTTAAACTCATTTCATGAGGTGAATTTACTTCTCATAACAATGTAAGAAAATTGGATCACAATTGATTGATATAGTGTAGATGCAAATATCTTTAAAGTACACAATTACTCAGAAGATATATCTATGTAGAAAACAAAGTTTCAGAAGAAATAGAGGATGTGTCAGAAAACAGCTGTTTCCcttatttttcagtattttttaaccagagaaagaaaataaactgcATTTAATGGAGAGTATAATATAATGTAATCTACAGACAcctggaaaaaaatgtaaaatttttagGTAAGTTAGTTGTTGGCAACAAACACAGAAGGCAGACAGGCTTACCATCTACTCTTGTCAGCAGTGTAATGTCTTTTGGAATTGCAGGACAGCACCTCTGGGGTGCAGAGACTCAGAGCCTTAGGGAGTTCCCAGGAAGCTTTGGGTAAAGCAGAGCAAGCTGGGCTGTTTTCAGATTCTGCAGTAAAACATCTCATTCCACTTGAGTGCATAGAATGCATAATAACTTCCATGGTAACATAGTAAAAGGAAGACAGCCATTTGCTCTTCTCAGCACATACTAAACATTACTTGGTAACATTCAGTAAACCTTCATGATAGACAACTAGGAAAATGGAAACacaggcaggggaagggggaggaattGGGTTAACTTGGTGTAGTGTTTTCTACCACGCTGGTGTACTAAATATTATTATTTGAAAGTATGGAATGTAGTGCTTATAACTGAAGGAATATGATGATAATGCCTTCTATCCCTGAAACTATTTAACATTCACCTTAAGTCTTAGCTAGGGCAGAAGGGCATGCAAGGGCAGCAAAGGGAACCTTAAGTATATGGAGAGACCCATAGTGGTTACTACTTTTAATGATGTATTTGTCTTGCATGGAGCATCTTAGAATTAACGTATAAATTCCTAGTGTGGTTAGTGACACCATTAGACATTATTCCGACATATATAGGCCAATTCCATTTGTATTGATAACAGACAATGCTTTAACTAATTAAATTTGCACAAATTTATAATACATATAGTGAATTCTGATTGTTCTCACTCTCCAATTCTCTCATCATtcaaccctcagctcctccctgTAGGTGTCTTTTCCACATTCATGTCTTTTTGTTCTGTATACCTCTGAGCTTAGTCAGGCCATATGTATGAGTTTGGAACTCTACAATGGAGCCTGGTAGCCTCCCTCATGGATATACAAGTAGAGAAAATGACTTGCCATTTCCTTAAATCAAgacatattattttttatttagaatatttaGAGGTGAGAGCATGGATTACTAGTTGAACACTTACCTAATATTCTTGAAGCCTTTGGCTTGATCCTTATCTctgaagtaaaaaaaacaaacaaaaatgaaacacgAAAAACATAATACTACAATAACATCAAATATAAACTACAAAAGTAGCAATCTAGCAAAGAGTGTTCATAATACTTACTGAGGAAAAACTTCAAAATTTTTAAGGGAATAAAGAAGACTAGAACTGGGTTGTGGTTAAGAACATCACACTGTAAACATTACAACTCGCATTAACTTACTAATTCAATATAATTCCTATCAAATGCTAGAAAAACTTCAATGAGTCTATTCTAAATTTTATATGGAAGAAAGGAGCCAAGGATATCTAAGGTAGTTTTAAATGGAAACAAGGTGGGAACTTGTTCTACCAGACTTTAGGCATTCTCATAAGGCAGTTATAATAAAGAATGTCTGGTACGGGTGATGGGGGGGGGACTATTATATCAGTAGAACTTGGGAATGAAATGATGAGCAGAGCATTAGTCTGTGGAAAGCTGATatttgaaagcagaacacttagGCCCATGAAAAATGATGCAATATATGTGGTGCTGTGAAtgcctatgtatttgcattcACATAATATTGAGTTCCTGCTTTGAATTTTATACAAGCAGCTgcagatgaaataaagatttagaTTTTAAAGCTTTGATATTA
This Rattus norvegicus strain BN/NHsdMcwi chromosome 3, GRCr8, whole genome shotgun sequence DNA region includes the following protein-coding sequences:
- the Or5ak4 gene encoding olfactory receptor Olr436; the encoded protein is MEQSNGTRVTEFILLGFAGQHKSWHILFIIFLMIYVATLMGNIGMILLIKFDSSLHTPMYFFLQHLAFVDLCYTSAITPKMLKNFIETKASISYIGCMLQLLAYGTFATIDCFILAAMAVDRYVAICNPLRYPIIMSQRLCILLLVGSYTMGFLNASVNTSFTFSLNFCNSNAINHFFCDEPPILALSCSSIDFSILLLTVFVGFNLMSTVLVVIFSYIYILAAILRMSSAAGRKKAFSTCASHLTAVTIFYGTLSYMYLHPHTNESQEQEKAASVFYGIIIPMLNPLIYSLRNQDVIEAFKKMSKKWL